One genomic region from Leifsonia sp. Root1293 encodes:
- the hrpA gene encoding ATP-dependent RNA helicase HrpA: MAETATTPTIPVITYPPELPVSRMRGEIADAIRDNQVVIVAGATGSGKTTQLPKICLELGRKNIGHTQPRRLAARTIAERIAEELGDELGGLVGYQVRFTDRSSADTRVKLMTDGILLNEMHHDRLLSKYDTIIIDEAHERSLNIDFLIGYLKQLLPRRPDLKVIVTSATIDPASFAKHFADSDGKPAPIIEVSGRTFPVEIRYRPLVAETEGDDEDDDGAARDDKDYLQGIIDALDELARESTGDVLVFLSGENEIRDAEEAVRGHYQGGASVTEVLPLYGRLSSADQHRVFEPSKTAGVRRRIVLATNVAETSLTVPGIRYVVDAGTARISRYSVRSKVQRLPIEAISQASANQRSGRSGRTSDGIAIRLYSEEDFTRRPEFTEPEVLRTNLAAVILQMISLGLGSIEDFPFLTPPDSRGIKDGLDLLKELGAVEKGASLRLTRIGRDLARLPIDPRFGRMVIESKTQAVSREVLAIVAGITIQDPRERPLEKRPQADQLHARFADPTSDFLTLLNLWNHIEKQQKELSSSAFRRLCKSEFLNYLRVREWQDVYRQLRQLAKPLGLTVNDRELAGDSPDADGIHKALLSGLLSHIGLKDEKPAKGAGGRPRIEYIGARQARFAIFPGSSLAKKQPDAVMSAELVETSRLFGRMNAAIDPAWAEPLAGDLLKRSHSEPHWEKTQGAVVAYEKVTLYGVPIIPRRRVQFARIDQPYARELFIRHALVQGEWDSKQAFDRANRKLRTELEQLEERTRRRDILFDDEAVFEFYEKRIPADVYSTRSFEGWWRRARNDTPDLLTMTPEALAPEDAPEVDETAYPPSWRQDDQRFTLRYRFEPGAVDDGVTAVIPLALLARVSPNGFDWQVAGLRTELIAAIIKALPKAIRRQVVPANDWAVKIAAELPDEPADEPFTAAVAAIIQRLTYTPVTAADVELDRIPGHLRVTFSIVDDRGRPVASGKDLRALQLQLADKARDAVARTFAEKQPRQRAGGPTQVAAARDALTGTRLRPTGAFSERTGITTWDLDEIPRHVDTRVAGNSIRAYPALVDDGASVSLRLLPTAEDQAAAMPGGIRRLLALAVPSPSSYVQQHLTNTEKLALAASPYRSTTALFDDCLLACIDDVLYRIAPDGMLFQRSEFEAVRDRVSGVIMESMFETVGLVSRTLSAARSVDKALKEATSMQVISALTDARGQVGGLVYPGFVSATGLERLRHVPRYLNGILARVVKLRENPARDRVWMTEVQNATARYEEAGGTIPIDARATPSLVKARWMIEELRISLFAQELRAAETVSLQRIVKVLSGR; encoded by the coding sequence ATGGCTGAGACCGCGACGACCCCGACGATCCCGGTCATCACCTACCCTCCGGAGCTGCCCGTCAGCCGCATGCGCGGCGAGATCGCCGACGCCATCCGAGACAACCAGGTCGTGATCGTGGCCGGAGCGACGGGCTCGGGCAAGACGACGCAGCTGCCCAAGATCTGCCTCGAGCTGGGTCGCAAGAACATCGGCCACACGCAACCACGGCGCCTCGCTGCTCGCACGATCGCCGAGCGCATCGCCGAGGAGCTCGGCGACGAGCTGGGCGGCCTCGTCGGCTACCAGGTGCGCTTCACCGATCGTTCGTCGGCCGACACCCGCGTGAAGCTGATGACCGACGGCATCCTGCTCAACGAGATGCACCACGACAGACTGCTGTCGAAGTACGACACGATCATCATCGACGAGGCGCACGAGCGCAGCCTCAACATCGACTTCCTCATCGGCTACCTGAAGCAGCTGCTCCCCCGCCGCCCCGACCTGAAGGTCATCGTCACCTCGGCGACCATCGACCCGGCGAGCTTCGCGAAGCACTTCGCGGATTCCGACGGCAAGCCCGCTCCGATCATCGAGGTCTCTGGGCGCACCTTCCCCGTCGAGATCCGCTATCGACCCCTGGTCGCCGAGACGGAGGGCGATGACGAGGACGACGACGGAGCCGCCCGCGACGACAAGGACTACCTGCAGGGCATCATCGACGCCCTCGACGAGCTGGCACGCGAGTCGACCGGCGACGTTCTCGTCTTCCTCTCGGGCGAGAACGAGATCCGCGACGCCGAGGAGGCCGTGCGCGGCCACTACCAGGGTGGGGCATCCGTCACCGAGGTCCTCCCCCTCTACGGCCGACTCTCGTCCGCCGACCAGCACCGTGTGTTCGAGCCCTCGAAGACCGCCGGCGTCCGACGTCGCATCGTGTTGGCCACCAATGTGGCGGAGACCTCGCTCACGGTTCCCGGCATCCGGTACGTGGTGGATGCCGGAACTGCGCGCATCAGCCGGTACAGCGTGCGCTCGAAGGTGCAGCGCCTGCCGATCGAGGCGATCTCGCAGGCGTCGGCGAACCAGCGCTCCGGCCGTTCCGGCCGCACGAGCGACGGCATCGCCATCAGGCTGTACTCCGAGGAGGACTTCACCCGTCGCCCCGAGTTCACCGAGCCCGAGGTGCTGCGCACGAACCTCGCCGCCGTCATCCTGCAGATGATCTCGCTCGGACTCGGATCCATCGAGGACTTCCCGTTCCTCACTCCACCCGACTCGCGAGGCATCAAGGACGGCCTGGACCTGCTGAAGGAGCTGGGCGCGGTGGAGAAGGGCGCCTCGTTGCGTCTCACGCGCATCGGACGCGACCTCGCCCGCCTGCCCATCGATCCGCGCTTCGGCCGCATGGTCATCGAGTCGAAGACGCAGGCCGTGAGCCGCGAGGTGCTGGCGATCGTGGCCGGCATCACCATCCAGGATCCGCGGGAGCGTCCGCTCGAGAAGCGGCCCCAGGCGGATCAGCTCCATGCCCGCTTCGCCGACCCGACGAGCGATTTCCTCACCCTGCTGAACCTGTGGAACCACATCGAGAAGCAGCAGAAGGAGCTGTCGTCGAGCGCGTTCCGGCGACTCTGCAAGAGCGAGTTCCTCAACTACCTGCGCGTGCGGGAATGGCAGGACGTCTACCGCCAGCTGCGCCAGCTCGCGAAGCCGCTCGGCCTCACGGTGAACGACCGCGAGCTGGCGGGCGACTCCCCCGACGCCGACGGGATCCACAAGGCCCTGCTCTCGGGCCTGCTCTCCCACATCGGACTCAAGGACGAGAAGCCGGCCAAGGGAGCCGGCGGCCGCCCGCGCATCGAGTACATCGGTGCACGCCAGGCGCGCTTCGCCATCTTCCCGGGTTCATCGCTTGCCAAGAAGCAGCCGGATGCCGTCATGAGCGCCGAGCTCGTCGAGACCAGTCGCCTCTTCGGCCGCATGAACGCCGCCATCGACCCGGCCTGGGCGGAGCCGCTCGCCGGAGACCTGCTCAAGCGCAGCCACAGCGAACCGCACTGGGAGAAGACGCAGGGCGCTGTCGTCGCCTACGAGAAGGTGACGCTGTACGGAGTTCCGATCATCCCGAGGCGCCGGGTGCAGTTCGCCCGCATCGACCAGCCCTACGCCCGCGAGCTCTTCATCAGGCACGCGCTCGTGCAGGGCGAGTGGGACTCGAAGCAGGCCTTCGATCGCGCCAATCGCAAGCTCCGCACCGAGCTAGAGCAACTCGAGGAACGCACGCGTCGCCGCGACATCCTGTTCGATGACGAGGCCGTCTTCGAGTTCTACGAGAAGCGCATACCCGCCGACGTATATTCGACGCGGAGCTTCGAGGGATGGTGGCGGCGCGCTCGCAACGACACCCCCGACCTGCTCACGATGACGCCGGAGGCTCTGGCCCCAGAGGATGCACCCGAGGTCGACGAGACGGCCTACCCGCCGAGCTGGCGGCAGGACGACCAGCGCTTCACGCTGCGCTACCGCTTCGAGCCGGGCGCGGTCGACGACGGCGTCACGGCTGTCATCCCGCTGGCCCTGCTCGCCCGGGTGAGCCCGAACGGCTTCGACTGGCAGGTGGCGGGACTGCGCACAGAGCTCATCGCCGCCATCATCAAGGCGCTCCCGAAGGCCATCCGTCGACAGGTCGTCCCGGCGAACGACTGGGCCGTGAAGATCGCCGCAGAGCTGCCGGATGAGCCGGCCGACGAGCCGTTCACCGCCGCCGTCGCCGCGATCATCCAACGGCTGACGTACACGCCCGTCACGGCCGCCGATGTCGAGCTCGACCGCATCCCCGGCCACCTGCGCGTGACCTTCAGCATCGTCGACGACCGCGGCCGGCCCGTCGCCTCGGGCAAGGACCTGCGCGCGCTGCAGCTGCAGCTCGCCGACAAGGCTCGCGACGCCGTGGCCCGCACCTTCGCCGAGAAGCAGCCGCGCCAACGGGCCGGTGGCCCGACCCAGGTCGCTGCCGCCCGCGACGCCCTCACCGGCACCCGGCTGCGGCCCACCGGCGCGTTCAGCGAGCGCACCGGCATCACCACCTGGGACCTTGATGAGATCCCGCGTCATGTCGACACCCGCGTCGCCGGCAACTCGATCCGCGCCTACCCCGCCCTCGTCGACGACGGGGCATCGGTGAGCCTGCGTCTGCTGCCGACGGCCGAAGACCAGGCGGCTGCGATGCCGGGCGGCATCCGTCGCCTGCTCGCCCTCGCCGTTCCGTCTCCGTCGAGCTATGTGCAGCAGCACCTCACGAACACCGAGAAGCTCGCGCTGGCGGCAAGCCCCTATCGCAGCACGACCGCCCTGTTCGACGACTGCCTGCTGGCCTGCATCGACGACGTGCTCTATCGCATCGCCCCCGACGGCATGCTGTTCCAGCGCTCGGAGTTCGAGGCCGTGCGCGACCGCGTCTCCGGCGTGATCATGGAGTCGATGTTCGAGACCGTCGGGCTGGTCTCGCGCACGCTCTCCGCCGCCCGCTCCGTCGACAAGGCGCTGAAGGAGGCGACGAGCATGCAGGTCATCTCGGCGCTGACGGATGCCCGCGGGCAGGTGGGCGGACTGGTGTACCCGGGCTTCGTCTCGGCCACGGGGCTCGAGCGGCTGCGGCACGTGCCGCGCTACCTCAACGGCATCCTCGCCCGCGTGGTCAAGCTCCGCGAGAACCCGGCGCGCGATCGCGTGTGGATGACCGAGGTGCAGAACGCCACGGCGCGCTACGAGGAGGCCGGGGGCACGATCCCCATCGACGCGCGAGCGACACCGTCGCTCGTGAAGGCGCGCTGGATGATCGAGGAGCTGCGCATCAGCCTGTTCGCGCAGGAGCTGCGTGCAGCGGAGACGGTGTCGCTGCAGCGCATCGTGAAGGTGCTGAGCGGGCGCTGA
- a CDS encoding NtaA/DmoA family FMN-dependent monooxygenase (This protein belongs to a clade of FMN-dependent monooxygenases, within a broader family of flavin-dependent oxidoreductases, the luciferase-like monooxygenase (LMM) family, some of whose members use coenzyme F420 rather than FMN.), whose amino-acid sequence MSLLHFGWFLGAGFGVQGWGDDSYGVGYDWKKPQVYQDAARVFEASGLDLLVIEDGVTVPDTYGGTSEVNLASARFVPKHDPLPLVPYLLGATSKLGIVPTLSASFYEPFTAARLLSTLQHFADGRLGFNVVTSGSDLAAQNYGLDKQIEHDLRYDRADEWIDVVRKLWRSWEPDAIVEDADGRVFADYRKVHTIDHDGRFFRVRGPLTNAPMPEEPVMVQAGASGRGQAFAGRNSDVVLALASTPERMRAHRDAVRQAAEDAGRSPDEIRVLFVVQPIVTANAEESAAVRAARAELTQAAIDEALQSVSYLSGVDFKQFDLDAPLPELSTNSNQGTLDNFVRSAPAGSTLREILKTRAQGDGLAVIGTPDEVADHLATLGEQVGGDGFLFTGHVHPANVHRILDPLVPALRRRGVLRTELGDGGLRQNLLDF is encoded by the coding sequence ATGAGCCTGCTGCACTTCGGATGGTTTCTGGGAGCGGGCTTCGGGGTGCAGGGCTGGGGTGATGACAGCTACGGCGTCGGCTACGACTGGAAGAAGCCGCAGGTCTACCAGGACGCCGCTCGCGTCTTCGAGGCGTCCGGTCTCGACCTCCTCGTCATCGAGGACGGCGTGACGGTGCCGGACACCTACGGCGGAACCTCCGAGGTGAACCTCGCCAGTGCCCGGTTCGTGCCGAAGCACGACCCGCTTCCGCTCGTGCCCTATCTGCTCGGAGCCACCTCGAAGCTCGGCATCGTGCCCACCCTCTCGGCGAGCTTCTACGAACCTTTCACCGCCGCACGCCTGCTGTCGACGCTGCAGCACTTCGCAGACGGTCGCCTGGGCTTCAACGTCGTGACCAGCGGCAGTGATCTCGCCGCCCAGAACTACGGTCTCGACAAGCAGATCGAGCACGACCTCCGCTACGACAGAGCCGACGAGTGGATCGACGTCGTGCGCAAGCTGTGGCGTTCGTGGGAGCCCGACGCCATCGTCGAGGATGCCGATGGCCGGGTGTTCGCTGATTACCGCAAGGTGCACACCATCGACCACGATGGTCGCTTCTTCAGGGTGCGCGGTCCGCTCACCAACGCTCCGATGCCCGAGGAGCCTGTCATGGTGCAGGCCGGTGCCTCCGGCCGTGGGCAGGCGTTCGCGGGCAGGAACTCCGACGTCGTGCTGGCTCTGGCATCGACGCCGGAACGGATGCGGGCGCACCGCGACGCTGTGCGCCAGGCCGCGGAGGACGCCGGACGCTCCCCGGACGAGATCCGCGTGCTCTTCGTCGTGCAGCCGATCGTGACGGCGAACGCCGAGGAGTCGGCTGCGGTGCGGGCGGCACGGGCCGAGCTGACCCAGGCGGCCATCGATGAGGCACTGCAGTCCGTCTCCTATCTGTCCGGCGTCGACTTCAAGCAGTTCGACCTCGATGCTCCGCTGCCCGAGCTCAGCACCAACAGCAATCAGGGCACCCTCGACAACTTCGTGAGGAGCGCGCCGGCCGGCTCGACCCTCCGCGAGATCCTGAAGACCCGCGCGCAGGGCGACGGCCTCGCCGTCATCGGAACGCCAGACGAGGTCGCCGACCACCTGGCGACGCTGGGCGAGCAGGTCGGAGGAGACGGCTTCCTGTTCACGGGTCACGTGCACCCGGCCAACGTGCACCGCATCCTCGATCCGCTGGTCCCTGCGTTGAGGCGACGGGGAGTCCTCCGCACCGAACTCGGCGACGGCGGTCTGCGGCAGAACCTGCTGGACTTCTGA
- a CDS encoding amino acid ABC transporter ATP-binding protein, protein MTDTTASAAASVPMVLADGVSKSFGSNEVLKSISLEVKRGEVMCLVGPSGSGKSTFLRLINHLEILSAGRLSVDGDLVGYREHGGKLYELKPKEAAMQRRDIGMVFQRFNLFPHMTAIENVMEAPIRVKGQQKGEVRKRALDLLARVGLAERADYYPAHLSGGQQQRVAIARALAMDPKLMLFDEPTSALDPELVGEVLDVMKELATSGMTMIVVTHEMGFAREVADSLVFMDGGVVVESGDPREVLSNPQHQRTKAFLSKVL, encoded by the coding sequence ATGACCGACACCACAGCATCCGCGGCAGCATCCGTCCCCATGGTGCTCGCCGACGGCGTCTCGAAGAGCTTCGGCTCGAACGAGGTGTTGAAGTCGATCTCGCTCGAGGTGAAGCGCGGCGAGGTCATGTGCCTCGTCGGGCCATCCGGCTCCGGCAAGTCGACGTTCCTGAGGCTCATCAATCACCTCGAGATCCTCTCGGCCGGGCGGCTGAGCGTCGACGGCGACCTGGTGGGCTATCGCGAGCACGGGGGAAAGCTCTACGAGCTCAAGCCGAAGGAGGCGGCGATGCAGCGCCGCGACATCGGAATGGTGTTCCAGCGCTTCAATCTCTTCCCCCACATGACGGCGATCGAGAACGTGATGGAGGCGCCCATTCGCGTGAAGGGCCAGCAGAAGGGGGAGGTGCGCAAGCGCGCCCTCGACCTGCTGGCGCGCGTCGGACTCGCCGAGCGCGCCGACTACTACCCGGCGCACCTCTCGGGCGGCCAGCAGCAGCGCGTCGCGATCGCGCGGGCCCTCGCCATGGATCCGAAGCTCATGCTCTTCGACGAGCCGACCAGCGCGCTGGACCCCGAGCTCGTCGGCGAGGTGCTCGACGTCATGAAGGAGCTCGCGACCTCGGGCATGACCATGATCGTGGTCACGCACGAGATGGGGTTCGCCCGCGAGGTGGCCGACTCGCTCGTGTTCATGGACGGCGGGGTCGTCGTCGAGTCCGGCGATCCGCGTGAGGTGCTGTCGAACCCGCAGCACCAGCGCACCAAGGCGTTCCTCTCGAAGGTCCTGTGA
- a CDS encoding PLP-dependent cysteine synthase family protein, which translates to MSIAESPSPAVPPALVAALDAPAWEVLPSVTHLIGETPMVELSTLTRGLPARVVVKLEGRNPGGSAKDRAALGMVRAAEASGSLAPGGTIVESSSGNTGIGLALVGRLTGHPVVIVHDAHTSAEKKSLLAAFGARLVEADWDASPDDPANPRATATRIAAETPGSWQSRQFDNADNPEAHVLTTGPELWRQTAGLVTHFVAAIGTGGTISGVGRYLRHVSDGRVRVIGANPVGSTYGGGADGPIRIDGVGTRWPREWWPRNVDSAVIDEVRTIEDDRVHDIARALALEEGLLLGPSSALAIATALEVAAEAPTGSVIAVISADSGLNYLSKGLYS; encoded by the coding sequence ATGTCCATCGCCGAGTCGCCGTCGCCTGCGGTGCCGCCCGCCCTGGTGGCCGCTCTCGACGCACCGGCGTGGGAGGTGCTGCCGTCCGTGACGCACCTCATCGGCGAGACGCCGATGGTGGAGCTCTCGACTCTGACCCGCGGCCTGCCGGCGCGCGTCGTCGTGAAGCTCGAGGGTCGCAATCCGGGAGGATCGGCCAAGGACCGCGCCGCACTCGGCATGGTGCGCGCCGCCGAGGCCTCGGGGTCGCTCGCCCCGGGCGGCACCATCGTGGAGTCGAGTTCCGGCAACACCGGCATCGGCCTCGCGCTCGTGGGCCGTCTCACCGGGCATCCCGTCGTCATCGTGCACGATGCACACACCTCGGCCGAGAAGAAGTCGCTCCTGGCCGCCTTCGGTGCCCGACTCGTCGAGGCCGACTGGGATGCATCTCCCGACGACCCGGCCAACCCCCGGGCCACCGCGACGCGCATCGCCGCGGAGACTCCCGGGTCGTGGCAGTCGCGCCAGTTCGACAACGCCGACAACCCCGAGGCGCACGTGCTCACCACCGGGCCGGAGCTCTGGCGCCAGACCGCCGGCCTCGTCACCCACTTCGTGGCGGCCATCGGCACCGGAGGCACCATCAGCGGGGTCGGACGGTACCTGCGGCACGTCTCCGACGGCCGCGTGCGCGTCATCGGAGCCAATCCGGTCGGCTCGACGTACGGCGGTGGGGCCGACGGCCCGATCCGCATCGACGGCGTCGGCACCCGCTGGCCGCGCGAGTGGTGGCCGCGGAACGTCGACAGCGCCGTCATCGACGAGGTGCGCACCATCGAGGACGACCGCGTGCACGACATCGCCCGTGCCCTCGCGCTCGAGGAGGGCCTGCTGCTGGGACCGTCCTCGGCCCTCGCCATCGCCACGGCACTCGAGGTCGCCGCCGAGGCGCCAACGGGATCCGTCATCGCCGTCATCTCGGCCGATTCCGGCCTCAACTACCTGAGCAAGGGACTGTACTCATGA
- a CDS encoding GNAT family N-acetyltransferase encodes MPDLDAAPVTVVHVRSDDELARPLVEELSREYDERYGLNDGIPSSVELSRYPAELFTPEFGGDFLLLLDAAGDPVAGGAFKRAGDDAVEIKRVWTHSAHRRRGLARRVMAELEAEASRRGIRRLELTTGARQPEAVALYRSLGYTPLFDVDGDWESYGYLRFEKTLTPEA; translated from the coding sequence ATGCCTGATCTCGACGCTGCTCCCGTCACCGTCGTCCACGTGCGCTCCGACGACGAGCTCGCCCGTCCCCTGGTCGAGGAGTTGTCGCGGGAGTACGACGAGCGCTACGGACTGAACGACGGCATCCCCTCGTCGGTCGAGCTCTCGCGCTACCCGGCCGAGCTGTTCACTCCCGAGTTCGGCGGGGACTTCCTGCTGCTGCTCGATGCCGCCGGGGACCCTGTCGCCGGCGGCGCATTCAAGCGCGCCGGCGACGACGCCGTGGAGATCAAGCGCGTCTGGACCCACTCCGCCCACAGGCGCCGCGGCCTCGCGCGGCGCGTGATGGCCGAGCTCGAGGCCGAGGCGTCGCGTCGCGGCATCCGTCGCCTCGAACTCACCACGGGGGCTCGCCAGCCCGAGGCTGTCGCGCTCTACCGCAGCCTCGGCTACACCCCGCTGTTCGATGTCGACGGCGACTGGGAGTCGTACGGCTACCTGCGGTTCGAGAAGACGCTCACCCCGGAGGCGTGA
- a CDS encoding amino acid ABC transporter permease gives MMSDDERRPEPIKAIKLKHPWRNVFAVVLILIVALVVIDAAQRPAFDWEAVGKYVFDRRISQAALVTLELTVLSMVIAIVLGILLAVMRLSPNPVVKSVAWVYLWIFRGTPIYVQLTFWGLIAVIYQSIDIGVPFTEPWASFETKNVISVFWIAVIGLALNEAAYMAEIVRAGLLSVDRGQEEAATALGMSWSQTMLRVVIPQSMRIIIPPTGNEVISMLKTTSLVTAVPFGLDLYNRARDISAETFNPIPLLIVASLWYLLFTSILMIGQYFLEKRFARGVGDRRPEKGAGAGPTGTLPVVGAGQPTVIAPSASTEAGGH, from the coding sequence ATGATGTCGGACGACGAGCGTCGGCCTGAGCCGATCAAGGCCATCAAGCTGAAGCATCCGTGGCGCAACGTGTTCGCCGTGGTGCTGATCCTCATCGTCGCGCTCGTCGTCATCGACGCCGCCCAGAGGCCGGCGTTCGACTGGGAGGCGGTCGGCAAGTACGTCTTCGACAGGCGCATCTCGCAGGCGGCCCTCGTGACCCTCGAGCTCACGGTGCTGTCGATGGTGATCGCCATCGTGCTCGGCATCCTGCTCGCCGTCATGCGGCTCTCGCCCAACCCCGTCGTCAAGAGCGTCGCGTGGGTGTACCTGTGGATCTTCCGCGGCACACCGATCTACGTGCAGCTCACGTTCTGGGGACTCATCGCGGTGATCTACCAGTCGATCGACATCGGGGTGCCATTCACGGAGCCGTGGGCGTCGTTCGAGACCAAGAACGTGATCAGCGTGTTCTGGATCGCCGTGATCGGCCTGGCGCTGAACGAGGCCGCCTACATGGCCGAGATCGTTCGTGCCGGCCTGCTGTCGGTCGATCGTGGGCAGGAGGAGGCGGCGACGGCACTCGGCATGAGCTGGTCGCAGACCATGCTGCGGGTCGTGATCCCGCAGTCGATGCGCATCATCATCCCGCCGACGGGCAACGAGGTGATCTCGATGCTGAAGACCACATCGCTCGTCACCGCCGTGCCATTCGGCCTCGACCTCTACAACCGGGCGCGCGACATCTCGGCCGAGACGTTCAACCCCATTCCGCTGCTCATCGTGGCGTCGCTCTGGTACCTGCTGTTCACCTCGATCCTCATGATCGGCCAGTACTTCCTCGAGAAGCGCTTCGCACGCGGCGTCGGCGATCGCCGACCCGAGAAGGGTGCCGGTGCCGGCCCGACCGGAACCCTGCCGGTCGTCGGTGCCGGTCAGCCGACCGTCATCGCGCCATCCGCATCGACCGAGGCCGGAGGCCACTGA
- a CDS encoding aromatic amino acid lyase has protein sequence MTERAEVELGAEAATPDDIRRIAAGAPVVIAEAGLERVRAARTVVERVLASGESVYGLTTRLGAGRDERIEDLAAFQRQVVANHDGGAGDSLPEQAVRAIIASRLAVLLNGGAGVREELVQATAALLLDPPPVHRLGSVGAGDLTHLAALLAAIGELGLVLAPHEAAAFLSANAATIGQAALAVDELRGTVTAADTVVALSLQALGAHGPAGSLSPYSAAVQAATGRTGSTRSAERIRATLEGSFLEDADRAVSVQDPLSLRTAPQVHGAALDIADTIDRELGIELAARPENPVVDGDRMLSGGNFTAVGLAIAIESARLALAHVAAASERRTALLSAELRTHRAAGRTLLPGLTWYAAADALAEVRQLAAPVSLGATVLSGVEDVASFAPAALRLLERSLQLTRTVLAVEALHAAELLALADSPPTVSPASEPLFEAVASLRGGPTPDAVARASALLESLHASGVSVFSNRR, from the coding sequence ATGACCGAGAGGGCCGAGGTGGAGCTCGGTGCAGAAGCCGCGACCCCGGACGACATCCGCCGGATCGCAGCCGGGGCACCCGTCGTGATCGCCGAGGCCGGACTGGAGCGCGTGCGCGCCGCGAGGACGGTCGTCGAGCGGGTGCTGGCGTCGGGGGAGTCCGTCTACGGCCTCACGACGCGGCTCGGCGCCGGTCGTGACGAGCGGATCGAGGACCTCGCCGCCTTCCAGCGACAGGTCGTGGCGAACCATGACGGCGGTGCCGGCGACAGTCTGCCGGAGCAGGCGGTGCGAGCCATCATCGCGTCGCGGCTCGCCGTGCTGCTGAACGGCGGTGCCGGCGTTCGCGAGGAGCTGGTGCAGGCCACGGCGGCCCTCCTGCTCGACCCGCCGCCTGTGCATCGCCTCGGCTCCGTCGGCGCTGGGGACCTCACCCACCTCGCGGCACTGCTCGCGGCCATCGGCGAGCTTGGCCTCGTGCTCGCGCCGCACGAGGCGGCCGCCTTCCTGAGCGCCAACGCCGCGACGATCGGCCAGGCCGCGCTCGCCGTCGACGAGCTCCGTGGAACCGTCACGGCAGCCGACACCGTTGTCGCGCTGAGCCTGCAGGCCCTCGGTGCGCACGGGCCGGCCGGCTCGCTCTCGCCCTACTCGGCGGCCGTCCAGGCGGCCACGGGTCGAACCGGTTCCACCCGCAGCGCCGAGCGCATCCGTGCCACGCTCGAGGGGAGCTTCCTGGAGGACGCCGACCGTGCCGTGAGCGTGCAGGATCCCCTCTCCCTGCGAACGGCGCCGCAGGTGCACGGCGCTGCTCTGGACATCGCCGACACCATCGACCGGGAGCTCGGCATCGAGCTGGCCGCACGCCCGGAGAACCCCGTCGTCGACGGCGACAGGATGCTGTCCGGCGGCAACTTCACGGCCGTGGGCCTGGCGATCGCCATCGAGAGCGCCCGCCTCGCGCTCGCCCATGTGGCCGCCGCGAGCGAGCGCCGGACCGCGTTGCTGTCGGCGGAATTGCGCACGCACCGCGCTGCCGGCCGCACACTGCTGCCCGGCCTCACCTGGTACGCCGCCGCCGACGCCCTCGCCGAGGTGCGCCAGCTCGCCGCTCCCGTCTCCCTGGGTGCGACGGTGCTCTCGGGCGTCGAGGACGTCGCCTCGTTCGCCCCGGCCGCGCTTCGCCTGCTCGAGCGCAGCCTGCAGCTCACCCGGACCGTGCTGGCCGTCGAGGCCCTGCACGCGGCGGAGTTGCTGGCACTGGCGGACTCACCGCCGACGGTGTCGCCGGCATCCGAGCCCCTGTTCGAAGCCGTGGCGAGCCTCCGCGGGGGGCCGACGCCCGACGCCGTCGCCAGAGCATCCGCCCTGCTGGAGAGTCTTCACGCCTCCGGGGTGAGCGTCTTCTCGAACCGCAGGTAG